Proteins encoded by one window of Paenibacillus sp. DCT19:
- the thrS gene encoding threonine--tRNA ligase codes for MNNQEQFNASSQAKANDASQSNQRIEVRLQGGAVRNYHAGVTVGEVASSIRISLGKQAVGGIVNGQHVDLDRQLEEDCELIIVTLESDEGLQRYRHTTAHVLAQAIQRIYGAEHVKLGIGPVIADGFYYDVDLEHALSIHDLAVIEQEMHKIVRENWKINRRVVNREQALEIFDDMQDPYKLELIHDLPADAEISLYEQGEFLDLCRGPHLPSTGRIKAFKLLHVAGAYWRGNSDNKMLQRIYGTAFPNQAQLDEHLHMLEEAKKRDHRKLGKELELFMFSEEAPGMPFYLPKGMTIRTELENFSRELQLQEGYQEVRTPLMMNNRLWEQSGHWEHYKDNMYFSEVDNATFALKPMNCPGHMLIFKNKLHSYRELPIRMMEFGQVHRHEYSGALNGMMRVRTFCQDDAHLYVLPEQIEEEINRAISLIGRMYDIFGFEYSIELSTRPQDSMGSEELWDQAERALQNVLDRRGVSYRINEGDGAFYGPKIDFHILDALKRSWQCGTIQLDFQMPEKFDLTYIGEDRLKHRPVVIHRAIYGSIDRFIGILTEHFAGAFPLWLAPVQVKLLPVSDHYAEYALEVQQALRVAGIRVETDLRNEKLGYKIREAQMEKVPFSLVLGENEKNASSASVRAYGQGDQGILRIDDLIQQIHEAVQAKK; via the coding sequence ATGAATAATCAGGAACAATTCAATGCATCTAGCCAAGCAAAAGCAAATGATGCAAGTCAGTCAAATCAGCGCATTGAAGTCCGTCTCCAAGGTGGAGCAGTACGGAATTACCATGCAGGCGTTACTGTAGGAGAAGTCGCTTCGTCCATCCGTATAAGTCTGGGTAAACAGGCTGTAGGAGGTATTGTGAATGGGCAACATGTCGATCTGGATCGACAGCTTGAAGAGGACTGCGAGCTTATTATCGTTACACTCGAAAGCGACGAAGGTCTTCAACGTTATCGTCACACTACTGCGCATGTTCTGGCTCAGGCAATCCAACGAATTTACGGTGCAGAGCACGTAAAACTTGGCATCGGCCCTGTCATTGCCGATGGATTCTATTACGATGTGGATCTGGAGCACGCCCTCTCCATTCATGATCTCGCAGTTATTGAACAGGAGATGCACAAGATTGTGCGGGAAAATTGGAAAATTAATCGTCGCGTCGTTAACCGCGAACAGGCTCTTGAGATTTTTGACGATATGCAGGATCCATACAAGCTGGAGTTGATTCATGATTTACCCGCTGACGCAGAGATTTCGTTGTATGAACAAGGTGAGTTTCTCGATCTGTGCCGAGGTCCACATCTTCCGTCAACTGGCCGCATCAAAGCCTTCAAGCTGCTTCATGTCGCAGGCGCGTACTGGCGAGGTAACTCGGACAATAAAATGCTTCAACGGATATACGGCACTGCCTTTCCAAACCAAGCACAACTGGATGAGCACTTGCACATGCTTGAAGAAGCGAAGAAACGAGATCATCGGAAACTAGGCAAAGAGCTGGAGCTATTCATGTTCTCGGAGGAAGCACCCGGCATGCCGTTCTATCTCCCCAAAGGCATGACTATCCGTACTGAGCTGGAGAATTTCTCCCGTGAATTACAGCTACAAGAAGGATATCAGGAGGTTCGCACTCCGCTCATGATGAATAATCGGCTGTGGGAGCAATCCGGTCACTGGGAGCATTACAAAGACAATATGTACTTCTCCGAGGTGGATAATGCTACGTTTGCACTGAAACCGATGAACTGCCCAGGGCATATGCTAATCTTCAAAAACAAACTTCATTCCTATCGCGAATTACCTATTCGCATGATGGAATTCGGTCAGGTACATCGCCACGAGTACTCGGGTGCGTTAAACGGCATGATGCGTGTACGGACATTCTGTCAGGATGATGCTCATCTGTATGTCTTGCCCGAACAGATCGAAGAAGAGATTAACCGTGCGATCTCGTTAATTGGACGCATGTACGATATTTTCGGATTCGAATATAGCATTGAGCTATCCACACGCCCGCAAGACTCCATGGGGTCAGAGGAATTATGGGATCAGGCGGAACGTGCACTACAAAATGTGCTGGATCGGCGCGGAGTCAGCTACCGTATTAACGAAGGGGATGGCGCATTCTATGGCCCCAAAATCGACTTCCATATCCTTGATGCACTGAAACGCAGCTGGCAATGTGGAACAATCCAGCTTGATTTCCAGATGCCAGAGAAGTTCGATCTCACTTACATTGGCGAGGATCGTCTGAAGCACCGTCCGGTTGTCATTCACCGTGCAATCTACGGTTCCATTGACCGTTTCATCGGCATTCTTACGGAGCATTTCGCAGGTGCGTTCCCTCTATGGCTTGCACCAGTGCAAGTGAAGCTACTCCCTGTGTCAGACCATTACGCCGAGTATGCTCTAGAAGTGCAACAAGCGCTGCGAGTAGCAGGAATTCGTGTGGAGACAGACTTGCGTAACGAGAAGCTGGGGTACAAAATTCGTGAGGCTCAGATGGAGAAAGTGCCCTTCTCCCTCGTCCTTGGTGAGAATGAAAAAAATGCCTCGTCAGCGTCTGTCCGTGCGTACGGTCAGGGTGATCAAGGCATTCTGCGCATAGATGATCTCATTCAACAAATCCATGAAGCTGTGCAAGCCAAAAAATAA
- a CDS encoding response regulator transcription factor: MNHVSLLLVDDEQAILHMLRTVLLKEQFIDIDTVTTGEAALEACKSKTYHCIVLDVMLPGKSGLEICPFLREVTDAPILFLTAKTTDYDKLTGFAVGGDDYVVKPFNPLEVVARIKSLLKRYLPSKIGNDSSSSNTKNDVITPHSSLQENIYDFGRFQVLEHAGELRVEGVNVTCPALVYQLLLFFCKHPNRIFTKSELYERVWGSEAISDDNTVMVHIHRIRERIEADPSTPEFLVNVRGLGYKLIKPEQVPQL; encoded by the coding sequence ATGAATCACGTCTCATTACTCCTTGTAGATGATGAACAAGCCATATTACATATGCTTCGCACCGTTCTGCTGAAAGAGCAGTTTATTGATATCGATACCGTTACAACAGGTGAAGCAGCACTCGAAGCCTGCAAAAGCAAAACCTATCATTGCATCGTGCTGGATGTCATGCTTCCGGGGAAAAGTGGACTCGAAATCTGCCCATTCCTGCGAGAGGTAACCGATGCACCCATTCTGTTCCTCACCGCCAAAACAACAGATTATGACAAGTTAACTGGATTCGCTGTGGGCGGTGACGATTATGTCGTCAAACCCTTTAATCCACTCGAAGTCGTCGCCCGAATCAAGTCACTACTCAAGCGTTACTTGCCTTCTAAGATAGGGAATGATTCAAGCAGCTCAAACACAAAAAATGACGTAATTACGCCACATTCGAGTCTCCAAGAAAATATCTATGATTTTGGACGATTCCAGGTGTTGGAACATGCCGGAGAGCTACGAGTCGAGGGAGTGAACGTTACCTGCCCGGCACTTGTATATCAGTTGCTGCTCTTTTTCTGTAAGCATCCCAATCGTATTTTCACCAAGTCTGAATTATATGAACGGGTCTGGGGATCGGAAGCCATTAGTGACGACAATACCGTTATGGTTCACATCCATCGCATTCGTGAACGAATTGAGGCAGACCCTTCCACGCCAGAATTTCTAGTCAACGTACGAGGTCTCGGATACAAGCTCATTAAGCCTGAGCAGGTTCCACAATTATGA
- a CDS encoding M23 family metallopeptidase, which produces MNNIHEELERTRQRQDKATTDSKSKNAAQVRSQSKKTWKLFAMSLAACMILSACSSNVSSDQAGEQSAEQTSGSTPVVENKENDKLEGAEKQSGTEVQAVITPDNFLDTLLNGSKDDIYSQMSPALKEAVSLEEFKSSADSFLQGVTTLDQVVDVQMNNLTERVWKDATGTKAIRAYFSETQIEGLSIHTLEAHEDTDNKFTQTEFQFPMKGDWFVFWGGNDVLSNYHYEHETQRYALDIVRTKGNFSYQDDSTKNENYYAFGEPLYAAADGTVVEIKNNIPDNTPGVMNAEEPAGNFVVIDHGNDEYSITAHLKEGSLAVKKGDKVKQGDLIGYLGNSGNSSEAHLHFQVSDGADLFTSRSINIRWADQSQQLTRGNTIQAR; this is translated from the coding sequence ATGAACAATATACATGAAGAACTTGAGCGTACGAGGCAACGGCAAGATAAAGCAACCACAGATTCGAAATCCAAAAATGCTGCACAAGTGAGATCTCAGTCCAAGAAGACCTGGAAGTTATTTGCAATGTCACTGGCAGCCTGTATGATTCTCTCTGCTTGTAGCAGTAATGTTTCATCTGATCAGGCAGGGGAACAGTCCGCAGAGCAGACATCCGGTTCTACTCCAGTAGTTGAAAATAAAGAGAATGATAAGCTAGAGGGTGCTGAAAAACAATCCGGAACAGAGGTGCAAGCTGTGATTACACCAGATAACTTCTTGGATACATTGTTGAATGGTTCGAAAGATGATATCTATAGTCAGATGAGCCCTGCACTGAAGGAAGCGGTATCGCTGGAGGAGTTCAAATCATCTGCCGACAGTTTTTTGCAGGGGGTAACTACGCTTGACCAAGTGGTAGATGTGCAAATGAATAATTTAACTGAGCGTGTCTGGAAGGATGCAACTGGAACGAAAGCTATTCGTGCTTATTTCTCAGAAACACAAATTGAAGGTTTATCCATTCATACTTTGGAAGCTCATGAGGATACAGATAACAAGTTTACCCAAACGGAGTTCCAGTTCCCGATGAAGGGCGACTGGTTTGTATTTTGGGGAGGCAATGATGTTCTGTCCAACTACCATTATGAGCATGAGACTCAGCGCTATGCACTTGATATCGTTCGAACGAAGGGCAATTTCAGTTATCAAGATGATTCGACCAAAAATGAAAATTATTATGCTTTTGGTGAGCCGCTCTACGCTGCCGCGGATGGAACAGTCGTAGAGATTAAGAATAATATCCCGGACAACACACCAGGTGTGATGAATGCTGAAGAACCGGCCGGTAATTTCGTAGTTATTGACCATGGTAATGACGAGTACAGCATTACGGCGCATTTGAAGGAAGGCAGCCTAGCGGTTAAGAAAGGGGATAAAGTGAAGCAAGGAGACCTCATTGGATATTTGGGAAATTCAGGTAATTCCAGTGAAGCGCATTTGCATTTCCAAGTATCCGATGGGGCTGATTTGTTCACCTCACGCTCGATCAACATTCGCTGGGCAGATCAGAGTCAGCAGTTAACACGTGGTAACACCATTCAAGCGAGGTAG
- a CDS encoding MBL fold metallo-hydrolase — protein sequence MNLQPIDITILHLNIPTPTGNSPIHPVMLRDEDGITLVDTGMIGQFAELQSALEEAGAKLHEIKRIIITHQDIDHIGNLGALVEAVPDVEIWAHADETPYLQGKLPLIKFTPERRAMLAPPTLELAEQLLSGLPSLHIARILEDGDILPLQGGVQVIHTPGHTPGHICLYFREKQFLLAADELRVVDGELVGPAPPATPDMPEALRSLKRLIGLKMDTVLCYHGGEYTKAPSERVAELAELGE from the coding sequence ATGAATCTACAACCTATTGATATCACCATTCTTCATCTTAACATTCCTACACCCACTGGTAACAGTCCGATCCATCCCGTCATGTTGCGCGATGAAGATGGAATTACACTGGTGGATACAGGCATGATTGGACAGTTTGCCGAACTGCAATCTGCACTTGAAGAAGCGGGTGCAAAGCTTCATGAAATTAAACGCATTATTATCACGCATCAGGATATCGACCATATCGGTAATCTTGGTGCCCTAGTCGAAGCCGTACCTGACGTCGAAATCTGGGCACATGCGGATGAAACACCCTATCTTCAAGGTAAACTTCCATTGATCAAATTCACCCCTGAACGTAGAGCGATGTTAGCTCCACCTACATTGGAACTAGCTGAACAACTGCTCTCCGGGCTTCCTTCACTGCACATCGCTCGTATTCTGGAGGATGGGGACATACTACCCTTACAAGGAGGGGTTCAGGTCATTCATACACCGGGTCATACTCCTGGACATATCTGCTTGTACTTCCGTGAGAAGCAATTTCTACTCGCAGCCGACGAGCTTCGTGTAGTTGATGGCGAGTTGGTAGGCCCTGCTCCTCCAGCAACACCGGACATGCCCGAGGCACTGCGCAGCCTGAAACGTTTAATCGGCTTGAAAATGGATACTGTGCTGTGTTATCACGGCGGTGAATACACCAAGGCTCCAAGTGAGCGAGTGGCCGAACTCGCCGAGCTTGGTGAATAA
- a CDS encoding sorbosone dehydrogenase family protein encodes MNNRLSVPLYASLLSVALLTACVSGDGSAGSQPMSQGAGGGQGQTANGGTTSVENNENEAQENAVIPYETSVLVEGLNAPWELVEVSDGRMFVTERPGTIRVIEDGELLSEPLIEFTAPFNEEGEGGLLGLAADPEFEDNGYLYAYHSYIEGDNIANRVLRLKVSDGTAVIDKELLGDIPGGVNHNGGRIKIGPDNMLYITTGERYEPELAQDQDNLGGKILRIGLDGSIPADNPWNSPVYSMGHRNAQGLTWNPDNGYLYATEHGQRNLDEINRIEAGANYGWPEVEGDDHNNSEYQAPLAHSDNDTWAPSGVAYIEEGPWAGSLIAANLRGEQLLKITLSEDGTQVDQVEPVFEDEWGRIRNVTTGADGQIYVLTNNRDGRGSRVMAMIS; translated from the coding sequence ATGAATAATCGCTTAAGCGTTCCTCTGTATGCTTCGCTATTAAGCGTGGCGTTATTAACTGCGTGTGTTTCAGGTGATGGCTCCGCAGGATCGCAGCCAATGTCTCAGGGGGCAGGCGGAGGTCAGGGACAGACAGCTAATGGCGGTACTACTAGCGTAGAGAACAATGAAAATGAAGCACAGGAGAATGCAGTTATTCCTTATGAAACTTCAGTTCTGGTGGAAGGGCTTAATGCGCCGTGGGAACTCGTTGAAGTATCCGATGGCCGTATGTTTGTAACCGAGCGTCCAGGTACAATTCGGGTCATTGAGGATGGCGAATTATTGTCTGAACCATTGATTGAATTCACAGCCCCGTTTAATGAGGAAGGCGAGGGTGGGCTACTAGGGCTTGCTGCTGACCCAGAGTTTGAGGATAACGGTTATCTGTATGCCTATCATTCGTACATTGAAGGCGATAACATTGCCAATCGTGTATTGCGTTTGAAGGTAAGTGATGGGACAGCAGTCATCGACAAGGAATTGCTCGGTGATATCCCTGGTGGTGTAAATCATAATGGTGGGCGCATCAAGATCGGCCCGGACAATATGCTCTATATCACAACAGGTGAGCGGTATGAACCAGAGCTGGCACAGGATCAGGACAACCTAGGCGGCAAAATATTACGAATTGGTCTCGACGGTTCGATCCCTGCCGATAACCCATGGAATTCTCCTGTATATAGTATGGGTCACCGTAATGCACAGGGCCTTACATGGAATCCGGACAATGGTTATCTCTATGCGACCGAGCATGGTCAGCGAAATTTAGATGAGATCAACCGAATTGAAGCGGGCGCTAATTATGGTTGGCCTGAGGTAGAGGGTGATGATCATAATAATAGCGAGTATCAGGCTCCGCTTGCACATAGTGACAATGATACCTGGGCTCCCTCGGGTGTTGCTTATATTGAGGAAGGGCCCTGGGCAGGCTCCTTAATTGCGGCTAATCTGCGTGGGGAACAACTGTTGAAGATCACGCTATCCGAGGACGGAACGCAAGTCGATCAGGTTGAACCTGTTTTTGAAGATGAATGGGGACGCATTCGGAATGTAACGACTGGAGCAGACGGACAGATCTATGTACTCACAAATAATCGGGATGGTCGTGGCTCCCGCGTGATGGCGATGATAAGCTAA
- a CDS encoding GyrI-like domain-containing protein, with product MLLDDIEIVVKPELKLVGYQAQASLNEDIQGNIVGGLRTKLKLNAPQISNHTYAGMYLIQIYPDVEWTPDVVFTHIVAIEAQESQQISDEMITHTVPAGRFIRFIHAGSEAEIDDTYQAVNDWLADNGYDEPRVFDMEHWTEAMLSGDTDTQIHIYVPI from the coding sequence ATGTTACTAGATGATATTGAAATTGTAGTGAAACCTGAGCTCAAGCTGGTGGGGTACCAGGCGCAGGCAAGTCTGAACGAGGACATTCAGGGGAATATTGTGGGAGGATTACGCACGAAGTTGAAGCTGAATGCTCCGCAGATCTCAAACCATACGTATGCCGGGATGTACCTTATCCAGATCTATCCGGACGTGGAGTGGACGCCAGATGTGGTGTTCACTCATATTGTTGCGATAGAAGCCCAGGAATCTCAACAGATCTCTGATGAGATGATTACGCACACTGTGCCAGCAGGGCGCTTTATACGATTTATACACGCAGGGTCAGAAGCTGAGATTGATGATACGTATCAGGCTGTCAATGATTGGCTTGCCGATAACGGGTATGATGAGCCTCGTGTGTTTGATATGGAACACTGGACAGAAGCCATGCTGTCTGGGGACACAGATACTCAGATCCACATTTATGTTCCTATTTAG
- a CDS encoding GNAT family N-acetyltransferase yields MMLDRVQIEYARIEDLPRIVEIYNSTIESRMVTADLEPVTVEQRIPWFEEHSSDHRPLWVMRQEGQVVAWASLSSFYGRPAYNGTVEVSVYVDQNCRGIGAGSRLLNTIFAACPPLGITTILGFVFGHNEPSIGLLRKHGFEQWGYYPEVAVLDGVNRDLAILGKKI; encoded by the coding sequence ATGATGTTAGATCGTGTGCAGATTGAGTATGCCCGCATTGAGGATTTGCCAAGAATTGTAGAGATTTATAACTCGACGATTGAGAGTCGTATGGTGACAGCGGATTTGGAGCCGGTAACGGTTGAACAGCGCATTCCGTGGTTTGAGGAACATTCATCCGATCATCGTCCACTATGGGTGATGAGGCAAGAAGGACAGGTTGTAGCCTGGGCAAGTTTGAGCTCTTTTTATGGACGGCCTGCCTATAATGGGACTGTGGAAGTGAGTGTATACGTGGATCAAAATTGCCGGGGAATTGGCGCAGGCAGCCGACTGCTTAATACCATCTTTGCTGCGTGCCCGCCACTCGGAATTACCACTATTTTAGGTTTTGTCTTTGGACATAACGAACCTAGCATCGGTTTACTACGTAAGCATGGTTTTGAGCAATGGGGGTATTACCCGGAAGTAGCTGTATTAGATGGGGTGAACCGAGATCTAGCGATTTTAGGTAAGAAAATATAG
- a CDS encoding sensor histidine kinase KdpD, with product MSIRRRLMTRFIGMLAGAVLLIVVLGSAATYWVVQKVNEVNLVDDFATTGLDQLIDTAKISSDGTVHYAPDLLKQVEQNQGWLQMLDDKGKVIDAFHTPSDIPTHYAPGELIAYWQGIKPFPYQIVMVIRERHGIVFTLLYGERSLAKPLLNEVHQTSTFTNGKLVVAPEQQASIREAKAYLQLLDSSGKELDSYNKPTIGVPSEYNIQDLVLRARYPSRYGAFTATLYDEQTGTTWMISVPSGLSAAEDERNPYTFIWEPALLVLVLSVIMLLILLALWYANRFGSPMLHMLQWLQRLEKGNYEEPTGLNGIPRSQRRNGKWKRKYRVYAEVLHSMQMLSSTLKQDEELRKQTESLREEWIAGITHDLKTPLSSIQGYAHMLEADKYSWSQEEVREFAAIMLDKSMYMDRLVNDLATTYRLRSGGYQPEVERTDVNTLLHDLVKRAERNPAYGQGRIQFQPAPTPVYGQVHIPSFERIVDNLTANALLHNPIDTKLIVSVHAWQRDGEFSIQFADNGRGMDAETVWKLFERYYRGTDTGTPDVGSGLGMAVTKSLIEAMKGRIEVHSAPGQGTQIQLIWDGTLHGSQNKIT from the coding sequence ATGAGCATTCGGCGCAGGTTGATGACCCGATTTATCGGTATGCTCGCTGGCGCAGTTCTTTTGATTGTGGTACTTGGATCAGCTGCGACATATTGGGTAGTGCAAAAGGTGAATGAAGTGAACCTAGTCGATGATTTTGCGACCACAGGTCTAGATCAATTAATTGATACCGCAAAAATCTCGTCTGATGGCACCGTTCACTATGCCCCTGATCTCCTGAAGCAGGTGGAGCAAAACCAGGGGTGGCTGCAAATGCTTGATGATAAAGGTAAGGTTATCGATGCCTTTCATACCCCTTCCGATATTCCGACTCACTATGCTCCAGGAGAGCTAATTGCTTATTGGCAAGGCATCAAGCCTTTTCCTTATCAGATCGTCATGGTCATTCGAGAAAGACACGGCATTGTTTTTACATTGTTATATGGAGAACGCAGTCTAGCCAAACCCTTACTTAACGAGGTTCATCAGACTAGCACCTTTACCAACGGCAAGCTTGTCGTAGCGCCAGAACAACAAGCGTCCATTCGCGAAGCCAAGGCCTACCTTCAACTATTGGATTCCTCTGGTAAGGAGCTAGATTCCTATAACAAACCTACAATAGGTGTGCCGAGCGAATATAACATTCAGGATCTCGTTTTGCGTGCCCGCTACCCTAGCCGGTATGGAGCATTCACAGCCACTTTATATGATGAACAGACCGGAACGACTTGGATGATCAGTGTCCCTAGCGGTTTGTCGGCAGCGGAAGACGAGAGAAATCCCTATACGTTTATATGGGAGCCAGCGCTGCTGGTGTTGGTTTTGTCCGTAATTATGTTGTTAATCCTGCTTGCTTTATGGTACGCCAATCGTTTCGGTTCCCCGATGCTGCACATGCTCCAATGGCTACAACGACTGGAAAAGGGTAATTACGAAGAGCCTACTGGGCTCAATGGCATACCTCGCAGTCAACGACGTAATGGCAAATGGAAGCGGAAATATCGTGTATATGCCGAAGTGCTGCACTCGATGCAAATGTTATCCAGCACGCTGAAACAAGACGAGGAACTTCGCAAACAAACGGAATCTCTTCGCGAGGAATGGATTGCAGGCATCACACATGATCTGAAGACCCCTTTATCCTCTATACAGGGCTATGCCCACATGCTTGAAGCAGATAAATATAGCTGGTCTCAAGAAGAAGTACGCGAGTTTGCTGCAATCATGTTGGACAAATCCATGTATATGGATCGGTTGGTCAATGATCTTGCCACGACCTACCGCTTACGCAGCGGTGGATATCAACCAGAGGTAGAACGAACTGACGTGAATACGCTACTTCATGATCTCGTTAAACGGGCCGAACGTAATCCAGCCTATGGGCAAGGTCGCATCCAGTTTCAACCGGCACCGACTCCTGTCTATGGGCAGGTTCACATCCCTTCGTTTGAACGAATTGTAGATAATCTGACCGCCAACGCTCTGCTGCATAACCCTATAGACACCAAGCTCATCGTCAGCGTTCATGCTTGGCAACGAGATGGAGAATTCAGTATACAGTTTGCCGATAATGGGAGAGGTATGGATGCGGAGACGGTATGGAAGTTATTCGAACGTTATTATCGCGGAACAGATACGGGAACTCCTGATGTGGGATCTGGGCTAGGCATGGCTGTGACCAAGAGTCTGATCGAGGCGATGAAGGGTCGAATTGAAGTACATTCCGCACCCGGGCAGGGCACACAGATTCAATTGATCTGGGATGGGACTTTACATGGCTCTCAAAATAAAATCACTTGA
- a CDS encoding Xaa-Pro peptidase family protein, producing MTNQTPLSRLEASLSVQGLDATLITDPKHIYYLTGFASNPHERFLGLVLARGEEPLLIVPALDADAAAAASSVSNIATHTDTDNPYALFERYQGRLGRIGLEKEYVTVARYEQLTAALGGTHYEDVGPLLRSLRVKKTPDEIARIRHAIHLIEEVLRQGLSHVRTGVTEIELVAEMEYQMKKLGADGPSFDTMVLTGPQTGLPHGTPGERKLQHGDLLMFDMGVYAGGYASDITRTFAFGDISPELRTIYNTVLAANEAAIRAVKPGVTCAEIDRAARQVTEDAGYGERFMHRVGHGLGIDVHEYPSLHGQNTDLLQEGTVFTIEPGIYVTGAGGVRIEDDVLVTETGVEVLTSYPKELQILTD from the coding sequence ATGACGAACCAAACACCCTTATCCCGGTTAGAAGCCAGCCTCTCTGTGCAAGGACTGGATGCCACGCTGATCACAGATCCTAAACATATCTACTACTTAACAGGATTCGCAAGCAATCCGCATGAACGTTTCCTCGGACTCGTGCTCGCACGTGGCGAAGAACCTCTTCTGATTGTACCTGCGCTAGACGCCGATGCCGCAGCTGCTGCTTCCTCCGTTTCCAACATCGCAACACATACCGATACAGACAATCCATACGCACTATTCGAGCGTTACCAAGGACGTCTTGGACGAATTGGTTTGGAAAAGGAGTACGTTACCGTCGCACGTTATGAGCAGTTAACCGCTGCATTGGGTGGTACCCATTATGAAGATGTTGGCCCTCTGCTGCGCTCCCTACGCGTGAAGAAAACACCAGATGAGATCGCTCGCATTCGTCATGCCATTCATCTGATTGAGGAAGTTCTGCGCCAAGGGCTTTCCCACGTTCGTACCGGTGTAACCGAGATTGAACTCGTTGCCGAAATGGAATATCAGATGAAGAAACTGGGCGCAGACGGCCCTTCCTTCGACACGATGGTGCTCACTGGACCACAAACGGGATTGCCCCACGGTACCCCGGGTGAACGCAAGCTTCAACATGGTGATCTGTTGATGTTTGATATGGGCGTATATGCTGGTGGGTATGCTTCCGATATTACACGTACGTTTGCATTTGGAGACATCTCTCCTGAGCTGCGCACGATCTATAATACGGTACTGGCAGCCAATGAAGCAGCCATTCGAGCAGTCAAGCCTGGCGTAACCTGTGCAGAGATTGACCGTGCTGCACGCCAAGTAACAGAAGACGCTGGCTACGGTGAACGCTTCATGCACCGCGTCGGTCATGGCCTAGGCATTGATGTTCATGAATATCCGTCATTGCATGGTCAGAATACAGATCTCTTGCAAGAAGGAACCGTATTCACTATTGAGCCGGGCATTTATGTAACTGGAGCTGGCGGCGTGCGTATTGAGGATGATGTACTCGTAACAGAAACGGGTGTAGAAGTACTCACTTCTTATCCTAAAGAACTGCAAATTCTAACAGACTAA